One window of Elusimicrobiaceae bacterium genomic DNA carries:
- the asnS gene encoding asparagine--tRNA ligase, which produces MSSKIRVADVGQYVGQEITLKGWLYNKRSSGKLHFLQLRDGSGIIQCVIFKGEVSSELFDLADKLTQESSIIVTGTIREDKRSPLGFEMGVKDLQVLQLAKDYPISPKEHGPDFLMQNRHLWLRSAKQNAILKIRDEIIFAIREYFHNNGFILSDSPILTPAACEGTSTLFETDYFGEKAFLTQSGQLYGEASAMALGKTYCFGPTFRAEKSKTRRHLTEFWMVEPEVAYNDLDDNMDLAEDFIKYIVAKVLKNRAAELKVLERDTTKLQATVEKKFPRIDYTDAIEILHKKGNDTPWGGDIGGDEETLLGEDYDTPIMIHRYPTAIKAFYMKQDPKNLDVVLAVDVIGPEGAGEIIGGSQREEDYDTLVRRMKESGLDPAGYDWYLDLRKYGSVPHSGFGMGIERMVRWICGLQHVRETIPFPRMMDKIRP; this is translated from the coding sequence ATGTCCAGCAAAATCAGAGTCGCAGACGTCGGTCAATACGTCGGACAAGAAATTACACTAAAAGGTTGGCTTTATAACAAACGTTCCAGCGGAAAATTGCATTTCTTACAATTACGTGACGGCAGCGGTATCATTCAGTGTGTCATTTTTAAAGGCGAAGTTTCTTCTGAACTTTTTGATTTAGCCGATAAACTAACTCAAGAATCTTCCATCATTGTCACCGGTACCATCCGCGAAGACAAACGCTCTCCTCTCGGTTTTGAAATGGGCGTAAAAGATTTGCAAGTATTACAACTTGCCAAAGACTATCCCATCTCTCCGAAAGAGCATGGACCCGATTTTTTAATGCAAAACCGCCATTTATGGTTGCGTTCTGCCAAACAAAATGCCATTTTAAAAATTCGCGATGAAATTATTTTTGCCATTCGCGAATATTTCCACAACAATGGATTTATTTTGTCGGATTCCCCCATTTTGACACCGGCCGCCTGCGAGGGTACCAGCACCTTATTTGAAACGGATTACTTCGGAGAAAAGGCTTTCTTAACCCAGAGCGGTCAATTATATGGTGAAGCCTCTGCTATGGCCTTAGGAAAAACTTACTGTTTTGGTCCTACATTCCGCGCCGAAAAAAGCAAAACCCGCCGCCACCTGACCGAATTTTGGATGGTTGAGCCGGAAGTAGCCTATAACGATTTAGATGATAATATGGACTTGGCCGAAGACTTTATTAAATATATTGTGGCCAAAGTGCTTAAAAACCGCGCAGCAGAATTGAAAGTATTGGAAAGAGACACCACCAAACTTCAAGCAACCGTAGAAAAGAAATTTCCGCGTATCGATTATACCGATGCCATTGAAATTTTGCATAAAAAAGGCAATGACACTCCTTGGGGCGGAGATATCGGCGGCGATGAAGAAACCTTGCTGGGTGAAGATTATGACACGCCTATCATGATTCACCGTTATCCCACTGCTATTAAAGCCTTCTACATGAAACAAGACCCCAAAAATCTGGACGTAGTGCTGGCTGTGGACGTAATCGGGCCTGAAGGAGCCGGTGAAATCATCGGTGGAAGCCAAAGAGAAGAAGATTATGATACTTTGGTCCGCCGTATGAAAGAAAGCGGCTTAGATCCTGCCGGCTATGACTGGTACTTAGATTTGCGCAAATACGGCAGTGTGCCTCACTCCGGTTTTGGTATGGGCATTGAACGTATGGTGCGCTGGATTTGTGGCCTTCAACACGTACGCGAAACTATTCCGTTCCCGCGCATGATGGATAAAATCCGCCCGTAA
- a CDS encoding ankyrin repeat domain-containing protein: MAVPLKKTTNRVAVNPPKQVKQAIEKAKNKPKVAIAVLALIPLVAMLIFTLKGRPSHVQSRQAAKVNVIVSSQTPQELAEEATLALRKGDTMAFLDILDTKIKDPNIVNSQGDTLLLAAATLGNVEAVQRLLSMGADVNRQNAFSRDTAVLRSIYANHDEITQMLVYENADLNLPNNYHQTPMGLAVEKQKGKLVDLFLTKGVTAGLDSDTLFRAAAQKNYVGVIAMLKGNVDPNVKNAAGNTPLIISASLGDTMTVETLLAYRADVNATNNEGNTALIYAARYNRPDTIMALTAPLTMQYKADLNIQNKRGETALYWAAMKGYAPVVKILLSYDADPSLKTTSGKTALDVAKKYKREKVIELLQMPINDVKEMFSKELAAKQEEQKAAQAN; the protein is encoded by the coding sequence ATGGCTGTGCCTCTTAAGAAGACAACAAATCGAGTTGCTGTAAATCCCCCTAAGCAGGTAAAACAGGCAATAGAAAAAGCGAAAAATAAACCAAAAGTGGCTATCGCGGTTTTGGCTCTAATCCCGCTTGTTGCCATGTTGATTTTTACGCTTAAAGGTCGTCCTTCTCACGTTCAATCGCGTCAGGCGGCTAAAGTTAATGTCATCGTATCCAGCCAGACCCCTCAGGAACTTGCCGAAGAAGCTACCTTAGCCTTGCGCAAAGGCGACACAATGGCCTTTTTGGACATCTTAGATACCAAGATAAAAGACCCCAATATTGTAAACAGTCAAGGAGATACGTTATTGTTAGCGGCCGCTACATTGGGCAATGTAGAGGCGGTGCAACGTCTTTTGTCAATGGGAGCCGATGTTAATAGGCAAAATGCTTTTAGCCGCGATACGGCCGTATTACGCAGCATATATGCCAATCACGATGAAATTACCCAAATGCTCGTATATGAAAATGCCGATTTAAATTTACCCAACAATTACCACCAAACGCCAATGGGATTGGCGGTTGAAAAGCAAAAAGGAAAATTGGTGGATTTATTTTTAACAAAGGGTGTGACGGCTGGATTGGATTCCGATACTTTATTCCGTGCGGCTGCCCAAAAAAATTATGTGGGGGTAATAGCTATGCTTAAAGGAAATGTGGACCCCAATGTTAAAAATGCTGCCGGAAATACGCCGCTGATAATTTCTGCTTCTTTGGGTGATACAATGACGGTGGAGACTTTATTGGCCTACAGAGCAGATGTAAATGCCACCAATAATGAGGGAAATACCGCTTTAATCTATGCGGCACGTTATAATCGCCCGGATACAATTATGGCCCTTACCGCGCCTTTAACCATGCAATATAAAGCAGATTTAAATATACAAAATAAGAGAGGAGAAACCGCTTTATACTGGGCCGCCATGAAGGGGTATGCTCCGGTAGTAAAGATTTTGTTGTCATATGATGCAGATCCCTCTTTAAAAACTACTTCCGGGAAAACGGCCTTAGATGTGGCTAAAAAATATAAGCGAGAAAAAGTGATTGAGCTGTTGCAAATGCCAATTAATGATGTCAAAGAGATGTTTAGTAAAGAATTGGCTGCAAAGCAAGAAGAACAAAAAGCGGCTCAAGCAAATTAA
- the rnc gene encoding ribonuclease III, producing MLTELEKLIHYSFEDTTILREALTHKSYSGEHKAVRHNERLEFLGDSILGAIVANYIYGQCPHSEEGVLSKIKSNLVSRHNLYLWAKKLDLGRFMRLGHGELATGGRQRDSILSNAMEAVVGAVYLDGGYPAAEQVVLPWVRTQELKQDSGDYKSRLQEYIQKRSRSTPDYEVLQTVGPEHDKIFTVEVSLDGKRLGVGKGRNKKLAEQDAARDAYRHLKK from the coding sequence GTGTTAACAGAGCTAGAGAAACTAATTCACTATAGCTTTGAAGATACGACGATTTTAAGAGAAGCACTCACTCATAAATCTTACTCCGGAGAACATAAAGCCGTTCGTCATAATGAACGGCTTGAGTTCCTAGGAGATAGTATTCTGGGAGCCATTGTAGCCAACTATATTTATGGGCAGTGTCCTCACAGTGAAGAGGGGGTGCTTTCTAAAATCAAGTCTAACTTGGTCTCCAGACATAATTTGTATCTTTGGGCTAAAAAGCTGGACCTTGGACGATTTATGCGTTTGGGGCACGGCGAGTTGGCTACCGGAGGCCGCCAACGTGACAGCATTCTCTCTAATGCGATGGAAGCCGTAGTCGGGGCTGTATATTTAGACGGCGGTTATCCTGCAGCTGAGCAAGTAGTGCTGCCTTGGGTGCGTACGCAAGAACTTAAGCAAGACAGCGGCGATTATAAGAGCCGTTTGCAAGAGTATATTCAAAAGCGTAGCAGAAGTACCCCAGATTATGAAGTGTTGCAAACCGTAGGACCGGAACACGATAAAATATTTACCGTGGAAGTGTCCCTTGACGGCAAACGCCTCGGCGTAGGCAAAGGAAGAAATAAAAAACTTGCTGAGCAGGACGCTGCCAGAGACGCTTACCGTCATTTGAAAAAATAA
- a CDS encoding acyl carrier protein: protein MSVENVQERVKNLIVEHLGVEPDQVKPEAQFVNDLGADSLDTVEFIMALEEEFDIEIPDDKAEKIKTVGEAISYIEEKC, encoded by the coding sequence ATGTCTGTAGAAAACGTGCAAGAAAGAGTAAAAAACCTTATCGTAGAACACTTGGGTGTTGAACCTGATCAAGTAAAACCGGAAGCTCAATTCGTAAACGATTTGGGTGCCGATTCTTTGGATACGGTGGAATTTATCATGGCTTTGGAAGAAGAATTTGATATCGAAATTCCTGACGATAAAGCTGAAAAAATCAAAACCGTAGGCGAAGCTATCAGCTACATTGAAGAAAAGTGTTAA
- the fabG gene encoding 3-oxoacyl-[acyl-carrier-protein] reductase — MADFKGQKVIITGATRGIGLALAESFAQAGADVAICGINEELLQKAKEHLLSFGGKVYAAKADISNVEDCDNFVAGTVKELGGVDVLVNNAGITKDGLMVRMSPEDWNVVINVNLTGTFLMSKAALKVMFKQRSGNVVNISSVIGEMGNAGQSNYAASKAGMIGLTKSLAKEFGSRGVRVNAVAPGFVRTAMTDALSDEMKEKAFEAIPLKRFAEPQDIAKAVMFLASQDAAYITGHVLAVNGGLYI; from the coding sequence GTGGCTGATTTTAAAGGACAAAAAGTAATCATCACCGGTGCCACGCGTGGCATTGGTTTGGCTTTGGCAGAATCTTTTGCTCAAGCTGGTGCCGATGTGGCTATTTGCGGCATCAATGAAGAACTTTTACAAAAAGCCAAAGAACATTTGCTTTCTTTTGGTGGCAAAGTATATGCGGCTAAAGCCGATATTTCTAATGTAGAAGATTGTGATAATTTTGTAGCCGGTACGGTAAAAGAATTAGGTGGGGTGGACGTGTTAGTCAATAATGCCGGTATTACCAAAGACGGATTAATGGTTCGCATGAGTCCAGAAGATTGGAATGTTGTTATCAATGTTAACCTCACCGGTACATTTTTGATGTCTAAGGCCGCTTTGAAAGTAATGTTCAAACAAAGAAGCGGAAACGTGGTAAATATTTCTTCCGTCATCGGAGAAATGGGAAATGCCGGTCAATCCAATTATGCTGCCAGCAAAGCAGGAATGATTGGGCTGACGAAATCTTTAGCAAAAGAATTTGGTTCTCGCGGCGTGCGCGTCAATGCGGTGGCTCCGGGTTTTGTCCGTACAGCCATGACAGACGCATTAAGCGACGAAATGAAGGAAAAAGCGTTTGAAGCTATTCCTTTAAAAAGATTTGCAGAACCGCAGGACATCGCCAAAGCAGTGATGTTTTTGGCCAGCCAAGATGCTGCCTATATTACAGGGCACGTGTTGGCCGTCAATGGCGGACTTTATATTTAA
- the plsX gene encoding phosphate acyltransferase PlsX: MRIALDALGGDFGAEPNVLGALEAAKRLDVQVILVGDEVVLRRELAAKGYSDKLPENISIVHAPDVIDMEADPAREVRAKKNASIVVCASLVRKAEADAFVSAGHSGAAMVASLFGMGRLKGVLRPAIATPMPTYQGVSLLLDGGANADCKPIHLLQFAVMGSTYMQKVFDVQSPKVGVLSIGEEEKKGNQLVKNTVPHMRSIGVNFTGTLEGRDVNVGEVDVIVCDGFVGNIVLKMAEGLAKTMMKMIKREVKKRPLAILGALLSKSAFKAVKDHTNPDNYGGAPLVGVNGVALIAHGKSNQVAIFNALKTAKKLVEKDFIGDVAKKMEELKETFAKIENQSAKEGE; encoded by the coding sequence ATTAGAATAGCCCTCGACGCCTTAGGCGGGGATTTCGGAGCCGAACCCAATGTGCTTGGCGCTTTGGAAGCAGCCAAACGCTTAGATGTACAAGTCATTCTGGTGGGTGACGAAGTAGTCCTGCGCCGTGAATTAGCGGCGAAGGGCTATTCTGACAAATTGCCCGAAAATATCTCCATCGTTCACGCCCCCGATGTCATTGACATGGAGGCCGATCCTGCACGTGAAGTACGTGCAAAAAAGAATGCTAGTATTGTAGTGTGCGCTTCATTGGTACGCAAAGCAGAAGCAGATGCTTTTGTGTCTGCCGGTCATAGCGGTGCTGCTATGGTGGCCTCTTTGTTTGGTATGGGTCGCTTGAAAGGTGTCTTGCGCCCTGCTATTGCAACGCCGATGCCCACTTATCAAGGGGTCAGCCTGTTGTTAGATGGCGGTGCTAATGCCGATTGTAAACCCATTCACTTGCTACAATTTGCCGTGATGGGCTCTACCTATATGCAGAAAGTATTTGATGTGCAAAGCCCCAAAGTAGGCGTGCTTTCTATCGGTGAAGAGGAGAAAAAGGGAAATCAATTGGTTAAAAACACCGTTCCTCATATGCGCAGTATCGGTGTAAATTTCACCGGTACATTGGAAGGACGTGATGTAAACGTCGGTGAAGTAGATGTGATTGTGTGTGACGGTTTTGTAGGAAACATTGTACTCAAAATGGCGGAAGGTTTGGCTAAAACCATGATGAAGATGATTAAACGGGAAGTGAAAAAACGTCCGTTGGCTATTTTGGGTGCCTTGTTGTCTAAATCCGCTTTTAAGGCGGTAAAAGACCATACTAACCCCGATAATTACGGCGGAGCGCCGTTGGTAGGGGTGAATGGTGTGGCTTTGATTGCTCATGGCAAATCAAATCAAGTAGCTATTTTCAATGCTTTAAAAACAGCTAAAAAATTGGTAGAAAAAGATTTTATTGGCGATGTTGCCAAGAAAATGGAAGAATTAAAAGAAACTTTTGCTAAAATTGAGAATCAATCTGCAAAAGAGGGGGAATAA
- the rpmF gene encoding 50S ribosomal protein L32: MPNPKKKHTRSRRDLRRSHNSVIEVPQLVECPNCKSMRLPHNVCPSCGFYKDHVVVAQKAAQKEETK, translated from the coding sequence ATGCCTAATCCGAAGAAAAAACATACCCGTTCCAGAAGAGATCTTAGACGTTCTCACAATTCTGTGATCGAAGTGCCCCAACTCGTGGAATGCCCGAACTGCAAATCCATGCGCTTGCCGCACAACGTCTGCCCCTCTTGCGGGTTTTATAAAGACCATGTAGTTGTCGCTCAAAAAGCGGCCCAAAAAGAAGAAACCAAATAA
- a CDS encoding DUF177 domain-containing protein, with protein MTENEFYKNFEVPEDLKFRVSDIVLMGGLNCSAKLSPKYFDNIFTPPNKITEVRVELEFWLAGKEITVRGRVWGKRDVRCDRCLKEVSQTFDETFMESYGTQSEIIDIMLLVRQTLALTEDIQFLCSAECKGLCPLCGKDLNEGSCQCQPEILSPFAALKGKFK; from the coding sequence ATGACGGAAAATGAGTTTTATAAAAATTTTGAAGTGCCGGAAGATTTGAAGTTCCGCGTGTCAGACATTGTGCTGATGGGGGGACTGAATTGTTCTGCCAAACTTTCACCAAAATATTTTGACAATATTTTTACTCCGCCCAATAAAATAACGGAAGTGCGCGTAGAGCTGGAGTTTTGGCTGGCCGGTAAAGAAATTACGGTACGCGGACGCGTTTGGGGAAAACGTGATGTTCGGTGTGACCGCTGTTTAAAAGAAGTTTCTCAGACGTTTGATGAAACTTTTATGGAAAGCTATGGCACACAAAGTGAAATAATTGATATAATGTTGTTGGTGCGGCAGACGCTTGCCTTGACTGAGGATATTCAATTTTTATGTAGTGCAGAGTGTAAAGGACTTTGCCCTTTGTGCGGAAAAGATTTGAATGAAGGTTCATGTCAGTGTCAGCCGGAAATTCTTTCGCCGTTTGCGGCGTTGAAAGGAAAATTTAAATAA
- the tsf gene encoding translation elongation factor Ts, producing the protein MSLAEDIKVLREKTGAGLMDCKKALEQNNNDMEQAIVFLRKKGLADMAKRADRATKEGRVSIKTDGKHFAMAYLGCETDFVAKTPDFIGLADAIAEYVLQHPEVADYTADETIKAMIVEKAPKFGENTTFKGAYNWTAAEGNVIATYVHSDNKKASLLEMSGNGVDAEKLHEIARGLAMHTVGMQSMWVEAKDIPQADIDKELDIYRTQAKNEGKADDMIEKMLPGKIKKFAKETCLLEQPTIKDNKKTVAAYLEEESKNLGGELKVVRFVRF; encoded by the coding sequence ATGTCTTTAGCTGAAGATATTAAAGTATTAAGAGAAAAAACCGGCGCCGGTCTTATGGACTGCAAAAAAGCCTTAGAACAAAACAACAATGACATGGAACAAGCCATTGTTTTCTTGCGCAAAAAAGGCTTGGCTGATATGGCCAAACGTGCCGACAGAGCCACCAAAGAAGGCCGCGTATCCATCAAAACCGACGGTAAACATTTTGCTATGGCTTACTTAGGTTGCGAAACCGACTTTGTGGCCAAAACTCCGGATTTTATCGGTTTAGCCGACGCTATTGCCGAATATGTATTGCAACACCCTGAAGTGGCTGACTACACGGCTGATGAAACCATCAAGGCCATGATCGTAGAAAAAGCCCCGAAATTCGGTGAAAACACCACCTTTAAAGGCGCTTACAATTGGACTGCTGCCGAAGGCAACGTAATTGCTACTTACGTTCACTCCGACAACAAAAAAGCCTCTTTATTGGAAATGTCCGGCAACGGCGTAGATGCTGAAAAATTGCACGAAATTGCTCGCGGTTTGGCTATGCACACCGTCGGTATGCAAAGCATGTGGGTAGAAGCCAAAGATATCCCTCAAGCCGATATCGATAAAGAATTAGACATCTACCGCACCCAAGCCAAAAACGAAGGCAAAGCTGACGATATGATTGAGAAAATGCTTCCGGGCAAAATCAAGAAATTCGCCAAAGAAACCTGTTTATTGGAACAACCGACCATTAAAGACAACAAAAAAACTGTTGCCGCTTACTTGGAAGAAGAATCCAAAAACTTGGGTGGCGAACTCAAAGTTGTGCGCTTTGTTCGCTTCTAG
- a CDS encoding UMP kinase, producing the protein MSATCQNTKKKRVLLKLSGEALITEGNRGINPQALKEIAIELAEAYKKSNCELSIVIGGGNVWRGVRDGGGVIDRVNSDSMGMLATVINAIALQSAIEEAGVPTRVLTSINIYQLAEPFVRRKALRHLEKGRIVIFAGGTGNPFFTTDSAAALRASEINADVLLKATQVDGVYDSDPRKNPDAKLIQRITYAEAISKQLQFMDTAALALCLENKVPVQVFNLHKKGNIEKALCGEEIGTFIY; encoded by the coding sequence ATGTCCGCTACCTGCCAAAATACAAAGAAAAAAAGAGTTTTATTAAAACTTTCCGGTGAGGCCCTGATTACGGAAGGAAATCGCGGCATCAATCCGCAAGCATTAAAAGAAATTGCCATTGAACTGGCAGAGGCCTATAAAAAAAGTAATTGTGAACTTTCTATCGTCATCGGCGGCGGAAATGTGTGGCGCGGCGTTCGTGACGGAGGCGGAGTAATTGACCGCGTAAACTCTGACAGTATGGGTATGTTGGCCACCGTTATTAATGCCATTGCGTTGCAGTCTGCCATTGAAGAAGCCGGTGTTCCTACACGCGTACTTACATCTATCAATATTTATCAATTAGCCGAGCCTTTTGTACGCCGCAAAGCATTACGCCACTTGGAAAAAGGACGCATTGTTATTTTCGCCGGTGGGACGGGAAACCCTTTCTTTACCACTGATAGTGCAGCAGCTCTGCGTGCCTCTGAAATTAATGCCGATGTGTTGCTCAAAGCTACGCAAGTAGACGGCGTCTACGACAGTGATCCGCGCAAAAACCCTGATGCAAAACTCATTCAACGCATCACCTATGCAGAAGCCATTTCCAAACAATTGCAATTTATGGATACGGCCGCTTTGGCCCTGTGTTTAGAAAATAAGGTACCCGTACAGGTATTTAATTTGCACAAAAAAGGCAATATTGAAAAAGCCTTGTGCGGAGAAGAAATAGGGACATTCATTTATTAA
- the frr gene encoding ribosome recycling factor: MEGITNLLNNSKNSMGEHVARLERDLATIRTGRASAALLENIRVDYYGTPTPIKQMALINVLDAKTLEVQPWDVSALNDIDKALQKADLGASPVNDGKVIRISLPSMTEDRRKQLAKNISKMSEDFKVAVRNERRDVLEKCKKAQKAGEITEDDLKRYEADVQKATDAHIAQIDKVIKAKEEEIMKI; this comes from the coding sequence ATGGAAGGTATTACCAATCTGCTCAACAACAGTAAAAACAGCATGGGCGAACATGTAGCCCGCTTAGAACGTGATTTAGCCACCATTCGCACCGGACGTGCCAGCGCGGCCCTTTTGGAGAATATCCGCGTAGACTATTACGGCACTCCAACCCCGATTAAACAAATGGCCTTAATCAATGTTTTAGATGCCAAAACCTTAGAAGTGCAACCCTGGGACGTAAGTGCTTTAAACGATATTGATAAAGCCTTACAAAAAGCCGATTTGGGTGCCAGCCCCGTCAACGATGGAAAAGTCATTCGCATCAGTTTGCCTTCCATGACCGAAGACCGCCGCAAACAATTGGCTAAAAACATTTCTAAAATGAGCGAAGACTTCAAAGTAGCGGTGCGCAACGAACGCCGCGACGTTTTGGAAAAATGTAAAAAAGCCCAAAAAGCAGGTGAAATTACCGAAGACGATTTGAAACGCTATGAAGCAGATGTGCAAAAAGCCACCGATGCTCACATTGCCCAAATTGACAAAGTAATCAAAGCCAAAGAAGAAGAAATCATGAAAATCTAA
- the typA gene encoding translational GTPase TypA: MNNVRQDVRNVAIIAHVDHGKTTVVDALLKLAGQFTVKEDQAQETVLDSNPLERERGITILAKCTSVKYKDHTVNIVDTPGHADFGSEVERVLRMVDGAILMVDAVEGPMPQTRFVLRKALALGLRPIVVINKMDREHIRPSEVVDEVFNLFMELGATDEQLDFPILYASGREGWASLVMEEKGKDIAPLFDTILSHVPAPVAMPDEPLQMQVTMLDYNNFLGHVGIGRILAGKITRGQNVLLMHQNGTQSTAKAAKIEMFEGLGKKEVESAQAGDIVSVAGLEGVDVGDTMCQPEFPKPLPPLAIDEPTMSMDFMVNDSPFSGQEGKFVTSRHLKNRLEKEAQTNVGLKVEALEGEGKFKVYGRGELHLTVLIESMRREGFELAVSSPEVIYKEENGQILEPMEYLVLDIKSEHQGAVFTLVGTRAARLENMVAEGEDRLRLEYLIPSRALIGFKNEFLTGTRGTGIMHHSFHGFYPKANLPPLRHNGVLVAKEDGVTTAYALFALENGGELFLNPGEKVYAGQIVGENSRDNDLVVNPCKAKHLSNMRSSSSDESYTLTPPRQMSLEQAVEYIAPDELVEITPTSLRLRKKILVHHLRKRAAIAEEKAMEAEMA, from the coding sequence ATGAACAATGTTCGTCAAGACGTACGCAACGTAGCCATTATCGCTCACGTAGATCACGGTAAAACCACTGTGGTAGATGCTTTGCTTAAATTAGCAGGTCAGTTTACAGTAAAAGAAGACCAAGCGCAAGAAACGGTGCTGGACTCTAACCCGTTGGAACGTGAACGCGGTATTACCATTTTGGCTAAGTGTACTTCTGTAAAATACAAAGATCATACGGTGAACATTGTTGACACTCCGGGACACGCAGATTTTGGCAGCGAAGTAGAGCGCGTACTCAGAATGGTAGACGGGGCTATTTTGATGGTAGACGCGGTAGAAGGCCCCATGCCGCAAACTCGTTTTGTCTTGCGTAAAGCCTTAGCCTTAGGTTTGCGCCCGATTGTAGTGATTAATAAAATGGACCGTGAGCATATCCGCCCCAGCGAAGTGGTGGACGAAGTATTTAACCTTTTTATGGAATTGGGTGCTACCGATGAACAACTTGATTTCCCGATACTTTATGCCTCCGGTCGTGAAGGTTGGGCCAGCCTTGTCATGGAAGAAAAAGGCAAAGATATTGCTCCCTTGTTTGATACTATTTTATCGCATGTGCCGGCACCGGTGGCCATGCCCGATGAACCCTTGCAAATGCAAGTGACCATGTTGGATTACAATAATTTCTTGGGCCATGTGGGTATCGGCCGTATTTTGGCCGGTAAAATTACGCGTGGGCAGAACGTACTCTTGATGCACCAAAACGGCACGCAGAGCACTGCTAAAGCCGCTAAAATCGAAATGTTTGAAGGTCTGGGGAAGAAAGAAGTGGAAAGTGCCCAAGCGGGTGATATCGTGTCTGTCGCCGGTTTAGAAGGCGTAGATGTAGGAGACACGATGTGCCAGCCAGAATTTCCCAAACCGTTGCCTCCTTTGGCTATTGACGAACCGACAATGTCTATGGATTTTATGGTCAATGATAGCCCTTTCTCCGGTCAAGAAGGTAAATTTGTCACCAGCCGTCACCTCAAAAATCGTTTGGAAAAAGAAGCCCAAACCAATGTGGGGTTAAAAGTAGAGGCTTTAGAAGGAGAAGGTAAATTTAAAGTGTACGGACGCGGGGAATTGCATTTGACCGTATTGATTGAAAGTATGCGCCGCGAAGGGTTTGAACTTGCCGTATCCTCTCCTGAAGTAATTTATAAAGAAGAAAACGGTCAAATTTTAGAGCCGATGGAATATTTAGTCTTGGATATTAAATCCGAACATCAAGGCGCTGTATTTACTTTAGTCGGCACACGTGCGGCCCGTTTGGAAAATATGGTGGCCGAAGGGGAAGACCGCCTGCGTTTGGAATATTTAATTCCTTCTCGTGCCTTGATTGGTTTTAAAAATGAATTTTTAACCGGTACTCGTGGTACGGGTATTATGCACCACAGTTTTCATGGGTTTTATCCTAAGGCCAATTTGCCGCCCTTGCGTCACAATGGCGTGTTAGTGGCTAAGGAAGACGGCGTGACAACGGCCTATGCGTTGTTTGCGTTGGAAAACGGAGGGGAGCTGTTCTTAAATCCCGGAGAAAAAGTATATGCGGGGCAAATCGTGGGGGAAAACTCCCGCGATAATGACCTTGTGGTCAATCCCTGTAAGGCCAAACATTTAAGCAATATGCGTAGCTCGTCTAGCGATGAATCCTACACGCTTACACCGCCGCGCCAAATGAGTTTGGAACAAGCGGTGGAGTATATTGCTCCTGATGAATTGGTAGAAATCACACCCACTTCTTTGCGCTTGCGTAAGAAGATTTTGGTGCACCATTTGCGTAAACGTGCCGCCATTGCTGAAGAAAAAGCGATGGAAGCAGAAATGGCATAA